CGATAGTGGCCGACGCGATCGAATACGGCTATCTCCAAACAGGCGAGCGGAGGGAAGGCTCGTTCTTTGGCATCTGGACATGGGGATTCAAGCTCGGCCAGGCGCTGGCCGCTCTTTCGATGGGCTGGATCCTTCAGCTTATGGGTTACGTCAAGGGCGCCCTGCCGCAGGCCCCCAGCGCGGAACTCGGCATCAGGCTGCTGCTGGGTCCGATCTCGGCTGCCGTATTCATATTGGCCGCAGTGGTGCTTTATTTCTATCCGATAACGGAAAAACGATATTCCGAGATACAGGAGGAAATAAAGGAGATGGAGACGGCAAAGGCTCAATCTGTACTTCGAGAGAAGTCATCATAAACACAGGTCGCACGGCATACCGTGTGACTTCTCATATTCATAAAAAAAACGGCGGCGACCGATTTCGGTCGCCGCCGCGTGTTCAGCCTTTAAAATCGACTATGATCCCGGCGTGATGGTGAAGTTATCGAAATGCACTCCGTCACCATACATACGCACACCGGGAGGGCCGGTGGGAAACAGATTGCCCGTGTCCGTATACGAAAAGCTGTGAATCACAGCGCCAAACTCATCCTGTACCTCGCAGTTGATGGTATTGTTGACGCATTCCATGATCATATGATATTTCGTGTTCGCCGCAAAATAGGGATGGGGTGTATCAAACTGCGCCCCGTAACTGCAACTCCAGTACCCATTATATACGGAAAATCGTATTTCAGCACCGTAGCCCACAGACGGACACCAATTCTCATTCCACGAATTTCGTATCCCCATGACATAGAAGTGGCTGCAGTCATTCACCCTGGTGACAAGATAGGCGACGCTTCCACCGCTTTCCGTGTTGGAGGCATCATCGAGATACACATCGACTTCCGCTGTGTAGTTGTCGTAGGCGAGCCCCAGCGTATCGGACGTCTCCCAGGAGGGCTGCGCCGCGGGATCTATAATGTAGGTAAATCTGCCCCCGCTGGAATCTCTATAAAGTGAGTAGCCCCCGGCGTAACTATCAATACTCCAGTAGGAATCACAGGCGTTGGTCCATCTGCTCTTATCCTGATCTTCGAAGTCGTCCACGTAGCTCGTGGGCGTGGGCGAAGTCGGGTAGAACGAGCCGACGCAGCCGTTGGACGTGGAGGCGGTGAAATAATCCGGGAAATCAACGCCGTTGCCGGTGAACACCACCATTCCGCCGGTGGAGGGGTTGCTGCTGAAGGTGCCGCAGGTGGAGGGGAAGACATCCCAGGAAACCGTCCCGCTCGCAGCGATGCCGGTAAGCAAATCCGTCAGCGTCAGGGTGACCGGCGTCCCGGCGGCCATATCATCCGAAACGGTGGTGGGATCGGCGGGGGCGATACTCATGGGCGGGCACCCGCAGACCTGGAAATTGTCGAACTTGGCGATGATATCCTTCACGCCGATGCCGACGGTGCCGGTGTGGTACACCACGTCGGTGGCGGAGGCGCCGCCGCCGCCGTCAAAATCGAGGAAGAAATCATCGATGTAAAGATAGAACTCATTGCCCTCGATCCTGGCATAGATGCGGTCGTAATCGCCGCTGTCGAAGTACTTGTTGAACCCCTCGCCGCCCAGGGTCACGTCGCTCCCGACCTGGGTGATCTCAACATCGACCGGGAACACATCCCGATCGACCCAGTCGACCCGCAGGAGCCGCGCCAGGGGATCGCCCGATGAATCCTCCGTCCACACCAGGATATACCCGGTGTCCATCATATTCATCGTGGGGTTATCCGTCATGGCGGTGAGCATCGCCTCGGACGCGTTGGCCCTGAAGATAAAGCACACCCCCTTGTCGATACCCGGCAGATAATAATCCGAAGCGGTCACGTAGTTCGTGCCGGCGTAGTCCGTGTCTTCGGTTTCGGCGATGTATTTATACCGGAAGCTCACCACGTAGTCTTGCCACAGCGCCTCCGAGGCGTCCGCGCCCACCACCGACTCATCCAGGTCCACCCAGGCGAAGGTCTCGGTGTTTTCCCATACATATTCCGGGGTGGTTGAGGGCGGCATGATGAGGGTGCCGTACTTCGTGCCATCATGCATATACGACCCATACGAGAAGGGGACGGAACCGCTCATGTACAATTCATCGCAGTACTGGAGTATCTGATGTTGGTAGAGTTCCGGGATATCCGACGACGCCATCGTGGACGGCGGCCACTCGGGGGATGAGCTGGTGGTAATGCCGATGGTGCCGAAACCCGCCCAGGCGGTGTACAGCAGCGGGGTGGCGTCGTTGGTCAAATGCTCAATAAAATTAAACCTCCCCTGGTTCTCCCAATAGCTGAAGGGCTCTGAGAACTTGATCCCCCCGTCGCATATGTCGACGATTGTTTGGACAAAGTCGCTGTCATACAGGCGTACCTCGTTCGACTCTTTGTCCCAGTAGCGGGCATTGAAATGTCCCCCGTTGGTCACCTCCAGCATCCCGTCGTTATCGGTGCTGGTGGTGCCGCTGATCAGGCCACGGGTGGGCACCCGGCCCCGGAATCTTCCGGTGTCGTTCCCGGTCTCCACCAGACGCTTGTTGTTGTTGGCGCTGAGGGTTTCGTCCAGATCCTCCTCGTCGGCAAATCCGGATGTCCATTCATACGCCTTGACGTAGACATCATCTTTGCCGCCGGAAATGTTTCTGAAACAGTCGTTCACCTCCAGGTACACGTAGTCGCCGGTCCAGATCGGATTCGAAGAGGAGAGGAGATCCGTATAACAGTAGTCTCGATACGCCTTCAGAACATCATCGGTGCCCACAGCCAGGGTGTACGTCTCTTCACCTTCGTTCAATCCGTATACGCTGTGCGCCTTTATCGTCACATCCTCCACCGCGCTCAACAGCTGGATGCCAATATAGGCATTCCCCTCGTCATCCGTATTCACCGTAACCGAGGTGAGGCTGTAGCCCGCGCCGTCGTAAAAACGCGCCTGCCCGCCGGTGATGGTGAAATCGACCGGGTTATAGGCAACATCATCGCAGTTGATGGTGGGGGGGATGTTCAGGGTGACCTTCGCCCTCACGTCGAGGACATCAAAGTCGCACCCGTTCTGGAGAAAACCGTCGGTTGAGTTGCCGGTGCCGTCGCCCGGGTTGGCGCCCTGCTCCAGCGCACTCAGGATTATGTTCAGCCCCTCGGGGCAATTGGTGAGGTCCGCCACAAGCTCGTTATCGGGATCGGGTAGATCCGAATTGAGGAGATTCGAGATCACCTCCGGATCGGCATAGGGATTACCGTCCGGATCGACGGCCACCAGCTTGATATGCTCCTCGGCGTCGGTATTGGCGCATCCGGTGACCAGGTAGAAGGCGGTAAAAACACGACTTGTTATAACCCCCCACGGCATACAATCGGTGTTGGGGGCAGCCCGGCCGGAAAGGGGGTCTTCATCCTTGTCCGTCACTTCGCCGTACACCGGTGCCTCGATGTAGGCCATGATGTTGTAGTCAAGGGTACCCCTCTTGTCCGTCCGTTTGTTTCCGCAGTCATAACAGATCACATCGAAATCGACTTTCTTCCCCCGGCACGCCTCCTCGTCGTTAAAGGCAGTGGGGTCCACCGCCATCCTGTACGGCCGACCTTCTTCCAGAGTGACAGTTTTGGAAGCCTCGACGGTCGTCGAAAGCCCCCATCCCGTGGGCTCCGCGGCATACATGTCCCTGCCGTCGAATTCCACGGCGGTGACCACAATATCCACACTGTCCGGATAGCTGGTGGCCGGTGATTCAACAGTCGGCGGCTGGAACCAGGCGAAGTACATTCCCCTGTCGGCAAGTTCATCGGTTTCAATAGCCTCATTTTTGCCGTTGCTGTTTGTGTCGTGATCGTATTCCTTCGTGACGCCTTCGTCATACGTAATATAAAATTTCCCCGGGTCTATATCCGTCGTCGGAGGCGATCCCGCCACCAGAAATTCCAGATCAATAACGGCGTCGGTCACCTTGAAGTCGTTGCAGTCCCTCGCCTCGATCTCTATAGGTTTCGTATCATCCGCATCGCACGCAGTCGCGTTAATGCTCGGATCCGAGAGGGTCAACGTGTCCGGCGGGCCCATCAAAAACGGCACCACGAGGGAATCGTAGAACGGAAACTCCTTGTCAACCGCCCCGATCGTGACGGTGACGGAGGTATCCGCCGATACCGTCACGTTTACCGGGAGCTTCTCCATACCCGCCTTGGCCCAGGGTTTCAGCGTGATGCCGGTGACTTCACCGTTTGAATCGGTTATCGGGTTGCCGTCCCCGTCGGTATTGGAAACGGATGTAAAGTCGAGGATGGATACATTGGCCGAGGAATAGAAATTCACCACGGCGCCGTCAATCGGCGCGCCCTCGCGATCCCTGACGGTTGCGGTCAGGGTCACCTCGGTGTCGGGGCACTGAAGTTGCGGGGGGTTGGCCTCGATGCTCAGCGTCCCGTACGGATTGAGGATAAGATTCTTCGGATACACGCTGGCCGTGAACAGGGCCCTCCGGAAGTTATCCTCGTAGGGGATGTATTCTCCGTAGGACGGGTATTCCTTGTCGGCACAGTACAATATAAAGCAGTCGTAGGAATTCAGGCTCTCATCGGTGCAGGCGCTGGGGGGATAGCCGGTATCGGAACAGCTGTATCCAAGAGGCTCCCCGGATGCGTCATAGGTTGCGACGCTGCCGACCGGGTATTCGCCCGCGTCGGTCCATTTCGGATCCTCTCTGGTGGCCCTCAGCAGCAGCTCGAATTCCACACGCCTGACCCGGCTCATCTCCTCCCGTGTCAGAACATACGGGGGTTTCGGTTTGATGCGCACGCCGTTGTCATCGTATGCGACCGGAAGCGGCATATTTTCCTCGTCATAATACCGAATGACGAAGTTATCCACATCCTCGGCGATGACATCCGGATCGGGATTGACGATGTACGGGTTGCTTGACGCGTCGTAGGCGCTGGTTTCGTCTTCAAGCACATACGTATATCGATACAACGCGTAGGGCGGACCTTCAAGATAGAGCTTGATGGCGTCCATCTGGTCGGGATCGGTATCGAGCGGCGAATCGGAGAGGTCATATCCGGACTCGAACACCTCGGAGTCCATGACCGTCCCGTCACCGTCCATATCGAAATAGAAATCGAAATAACGCTCCTCGCTGCCTCCGTACTTGGCGTTGAGCTCGGGGTCAAACACGATTTCCGTCGGTTGCTCATTTGTGCCGATATCCCGTATCGGGGTGTTCACCGAGATGGTGACAACCTCATCGGCCTCGACAACACCGTTGTCGTTCTCGTCCAGCACCGTGGTGAAATAGTGATCCGACGCCGATTCTATCTTCATGCCGTGGGAGATGTTGTATCCCGAATTTTGGATTATTCTCGAGAGATACTCGATGGCGAGATTACCGCTGGAATCCATCTCCAGGATGACGTCCTCGCTGACATACCGCCGCTTCTGGGAGATAAAAACCTCGAAAATCGCCGCCATAATGACCAGAGATATGGCTACTGCTATAAGAATCTCAACCAGGGTGAACCCCGATCCGGATCGCAGCCTCTGTAGCGCCTGCCGTAACGACTTCATGGTAACCTCGCTTTATCTCACGTTATCTTAATTGGGACTCCAGATAAATTCTTCTTCGTAGCTGTCCCCCTCCAGCCAGCCGACCCGCTCCACGCCGTAGGCCGAGGGACAATAGGGCGGCCAGTAATTCGGATCCTCATAGCCCGGATCCCAGCCGAAGTTTCTGTTGGGAGGAGTGTACGAGTCATCCCAATCATAATCGCAGCACTCGAACAGGCCCAGGGCCTGCCGGTTGAACCAGAGGTTGATGAGACATCCTCTTATATTCAATTGCCTTTTCACATACCCTACCTGCCATCCACCCCAGTCTTCATTCAACGCCAGGAAGTTGTGCAGGCCCTCGGTCTCGTCGTCGTAGGGTCCGCCCCGTATGGCGAATCTTGCCAGGTCGTCCCTGCCGGAGAAGAAGGCTCCGCAGTATTTTGTGTCGGTAGCTACATTTCCATTAAGGTTGTCGTACGCCGGAGGTCTTCCTTTCGTATAACCGCTGAGCTTAGACGCGTAGCCGTTAGACAACAGGTTGACCAGGTCCGCAACCACGGCACACCCCTTGGTGTTGACGGTATTGAATCCGGTGGTGGAATCGCTGCCCGCACCCAAAACGTAGACCGGATTGTCCGTAGCGAAGGTCGTGGCGCAGATCAACTCCTCGGTTTTCCACAGCTTGATGGCCTGGAGCACCTGGTTGCCCGGGTCGTCGTAATAGGGATAGGGCGGGCCGCCATCAACGGTATAGACGCCGTCCCAGCCGGCCACACCCGAGGTCTCGGCCACGGTGGGGGTGCGGGAGCAGTAAATGACGAGCTTTCGCGGATTCCCGGTGAGGGGATCGATGAGGAGTTCGTCTATCGTCTGGTTGTCTCCCGGGTAATTGTCATACTGCTCATCCAGGTACGTCTCAAAGAACCAGATCTCCAACGCCTCCAGGTTCACCACCGTCAGCGCCACGCCGTTCATTTCCTGGCGCTGGTCGTTTCTCTCCAGGTACACCGGGTAATTAGCGTCGATGTCAGAATCCGGGAACTCGCCTGAACCGGCGCCGTGTGTCTCGGGACAGAAGACGATCTCCCCCTCATTTGAGAGGATATCATCCCCGGCCTCATACACCTGGGTCGTCACGTCCTCGATCTTCACGCCGTTGGGGTAGGAGCTCGCATCCCACGCGAAGTCCTTGGTGGCGGCGTAGATGTGCAGATCCCGGACCTCATTGTGCGCCGCGGTCGTCGGAGGCCAGTTCCCGCTGCTCACATTCCCCTCCAGTACGATGGTGATGCCGAAGTACTCCGATCGGTCCGGAGCCCTGGACTTGGCCTCGTAAAAGCCCTCCCGAAACAGGGCGTTGAACTTGATGGTGGGGGACTTGGGGGCGCCGACCTTCAGGTAGGTGCAATCGTTTTCGTCGGTGAAACGGTTCATCTGCGCTTCCGCGTTGGAAGAGGTGATATCCACATCGATCTCCACGTAATCACAGTTGTTGGACCCGTCCCACGCACACTTGTCCTCGTTGGTCGTGCCTATTTCCTCGATGTCGTTAACCCGGACGAATGTTTTACCGCTTCGTGACTCTATCCCAGCGGGGCCCAGGACCCTGTCCTGATAGATGACCCCCGACGCGGTCAGGAAGTGCTTTGTGCGGGCGCCGGTGTCGTCGGCGAAATTTTTGAGATAGATGTAACCGGGATCCGGAGAGAACCAGATATTCCCGTTGCTGTGCACCCGGCCCCAGGAGTTCATTTCAGGCCCGCAGTGCCAGGGAAGGTCGTCGTCGAAAAAGACGAAATACTGGACCAGGGGCGTTTCCAAAACCCGAATCTGCCGCTTGAGGTATTCCGTCCCCCCCCGGGAGGAGTGGGCCTCGGCCACCACCTCGAGAACATACGGATAGGCGTAGTGAATCATCTCCTGACAGGAGTCGTATGTCCGGTAGATGAAGCGGTTTTTCTGGGGGTCCGGGTTTTCCGGGATGACCCGATACTTGACCGTATGTCCGTCCAGGTCGTCGAACAGCGTCTGGAACGGATATCCGTAACTGACCGTGCTTCCGTCGTCGTAGGTGTTCCGGGGTGTGCCGGAATAGGGATCGAGCTGGCTGGTGATCTCCTCATGGGTGATCATCATGGCCACCTCAAGCCCCGCCTCGGCGGCGTTCAGGGTGTTGCGGCTGGTCTTGTAATTGGTGACGATGTTCGTCTCAAGGCTCACATTGATGACATATGCGACCGCGATGACGGTGAGCGTCATCATGATAATCAGACAGAGCATCAGGATATATCCCCGGTCCTGTCGGCTCACGGTGTTTTTCCTCTCTTTCCCTGTATGCGCCGATTGTGCTCCGGCGTTCCGGGCGCGGTCGTGCTTTTTTTGGATTCCCATTCCTTCCCCCCTCTTGTGTCTGTAGACCTGTCAGTGCGGATTCGCGTTACCGATTCATCCACCCCTCTATAGGGAGAACCCCCTCCACGGGCGCTCTCCGATCGTTTCCCGGTATCACATGGAGCTTCTGGCGATAATGGTGTCAAACGATATGGTCCGTTCCGTTCCGGTCATGTCGTCCCAGGTACACTCCACGGTCAACTGTACCAGGTCGGCGCCGCTGGTATCGGTGACGTCGGCGGTATTCAGGGTGGCGTGAGAGATGGTTCTGCGGGTATCCCCCGGCGCCACCTCGTTAACGGCGACGGGCTCCAGTATCGTTCGCCGCTTCAAAATCCAGCTCCATTTCTGTTTTTCCGCAGTAGTCATGGCGGTGAACCTCACCGGGGTCTTTATCTCCTCGGTATCTATGTTGATGTATACCAAAGAGGACCAGATCCCGTCATTGGCCGTCTCATCGCCGTGGTTGTCCATGTCTCCGTCGTCGTAAAGCACCATGATCTCATCAATGTACACCTCCCGATCGTCGGCGGTGATCAAACCGCCGGCCACCTTCGCATCCAGGTCCGCCACGGCGGCGGTATAGCCCGCCGAGCCCGAGAGAAGGCCGGGCTTCAGAAAATCCTGAATGGTGCCGTAGTTTGGATCACGGGAGAGGATGTAATTGAAATTGAGCACAGAGCTGTAGCGCACGTCAACCTCGCGTATGGCGACCTTTCGAATATCCTCGATGTGACTGTGGGCGAGGGATGTCGCCTTGTTGAGCTGGCTGTTGAAGACCCGGGTGCGGGTGGAATAGACAAGCATTGCACCCACAGCCATGATGCCGACGGTAAAGATGGACAGGGAGATCATTGTCTCAATCAGGGAAAAACCGCCGTTGGAGAGACGTCTTCGATGTTTCCTCAGACCGAAACAACAAGACAGCGCTCTCGTGAGACCGTGTCGTAGCTGTTCCATATATTCATCCTCGCAGTATAATTATCATTCCTTGACCCAGGGGCAACTCCCGCCGTCGGCCAGAGCCTGGTCAAACTTATACACTACCGATTTGCCGGTAATATTCATCAGATATATGCAGCGCCTGTTGCTATTGAGACCTTCGGAAACATTATCTCCCGGAATGAGATACACCTCTCCGTCCGTCGATGAGTTGCCCCGGGGGTAAAACGTCACTTCGTTGCTCGGGAAGTTGATACCGTCGTTGATCCCGGTAATCGACGCTCCGGTGCATTTGAAATCATAGCTAACGGGGAAGCTGTACACGATGCCGGGCCTCAACTCCTCCACGGTCACTGCTTCACCGGCGGTGTATGAGGTGCTGTTATCATCGTCGTCGAGGATCTCGATGATGTATGCATCAATGGTGTTGCCCGCAAAACCAGTATCACCCGGTTTTCTGAATCCCACCACATAATAATTATTTTCCGAGACCGCCTTGATACGGGCCTGGTTCATCGTCAGGGCGATGGTCCTGGCTGAATTGTGTGCCTTGATACCGTTGATACTCGACCGAAAAGAAACAACGGCGATTGACGTGAGAATGGCGATGACGGCCACCACCACCATCATTTCCATGAGGGTAAAACCGCTCTGTCGCGCCTTGAGATGTGACGAAAAAAGCGATTTCTCTCTCGTGAGTTCTTTTTTCGATACGCAGTGTCCCGAGGCCGCCATACAGATTGTATCTTTCGAACATCCCTGGCGATAAATCATGCTAACCACCCCACATTCCGCATGAGAATATTCAAAATCAGATTCCGTACTGATATATTGCTACCGGCTCCATTATGAGGGGTATCGATACGTCATCAGAACCACTCACAATGTGATGCGCACAAACCAACATGCTGTGTCAACCGGTATTCAAAATATATTTGTGGCTTTTCGCCAATATAAAAAACAAAGTTTTACTCGTTGTCAAACCAATATGGTATGGATCATGTATGAATATGTTTTTTTCTCGGCTTGTATCGGAAAAGTGATGCGGGGCGTGTGTCCTTCGGTGTGTCGTCGGCAACAATCAAAAGCGCTTCATCGGCATCCATCCCCAGGATCAATCTCTTTTTCCGATACACTGTCGGCTTTTCCTTGTGTGGTTGACGAACGATATAGCGAGTATGAACATCAATGTCCAAAAAGCATATCTTATCGAGAATAGCCACGGAGAATCGGTGTCTGAAAAATTACGTATAACACAAATAACTTTTCACGATTTCCTGCGGCTTTTGTTGCCTGGAAAAGAAAAAAAGAGACACAAAAACCCTATCCGAAAAAGGATCGGTTCCTTCGAACAAAAAACTTTACTATTTTTTCGCCTTTTTAAATATGATACAATACGATCTTCAAATTCGTCAATAAAAAAACGTAATTACGTCATCGGAAAGGCCGGAAAACACCCTTTTCCTACGAAAAAATGACGGTTTGAGGGAAACCGACGAATCGCCTGGGGAAATGATGAAAATATCACGGTGAAG
The nucleotide sequence above comes from Candidatus Zymogenaceae bacterium. Encoded proteins:
- a CDS encoding MFS transporter, translated to SQVAAYYFDYVLAARNVMNPKDEITKAMLILIGTALLFIPVSVLMSKKFGKKLVYGAGFVIFAAGLVVLFMCGDKQPVSFTMIMMLIMGVGLGFLYVPPFTIVADAIEYGYLQTGERREGSFFGIWTWGFKLGQALAALSMGWILQLMGYVKGALPQAPSAELGIRLLLGPISAAVFILAAVVLYFYPITEKRYSEIQEEIKEMETAKAQSVLREKSS
- a CDS encoding prepilin-type N-terminal cleavage/methylation domain-containing protein, giving the protein MKSLRQALQRLRSGSGFTLVEILIAVAISLVIMAAIFEVFISQKRRYVSEDVILEMDSSGNLAIEYLSRIIQNSGYNISHGMKIESASDHYFTTVLDENDNGVVEADEVVTISVNTPIRDIGTNEQPTEIVFDPELNAKYGGSEERYFDFYFDMDGDGTVMDSEVFESGYDLSDSPLDTDPDQMDAIKLYLEGPPYALYRYTYVLEDETSAYDASSNPYIVNPDPDVIAEDVDNFVIRYYDEENMPLPVAYDDNGVRIKPKPPYVLTREEMSRVRRVEFELLLRATREDPKWTDAGEYPVGSVATYDASGEPLGYSCSDTGYPPSACTDESLNSYDCFILYCADKEYPSYGEYIPYEDNFRRALFTASVYPKNLILNPYGTLSIEANPPQLQCPDTEVTLTATVRDREGAPIDGAVVNFYSSANVSILDFTSVSNTDGDGNPITDSNGEVTGITLKPWAKAGMEKLPVNVTVSADTSVTVTIGAVDKEFPFYDSLVVPFLMGPPDTLTLSDPSINATACDADDTKPIEIEARDCNDFKVTDAVIDLEFLVAGSPPTTDIDPGKFYITYDEGVTKEYDHDTNSNGKNEAIETDELADRGMYFAWFQPPTVESPATSYPDSVDIVVTAVEFDGRDMYAAEPTGWGLSTTVEASKTVTLEEGRPYRMAVDPTAFNDEEACRGKKVDFDVICYDCGNKRTDKRGTLDYNIMAYIEAPVYGEVTDKDEDPLSGRAAPNTDCMPWGVITSRVFTAFYLVTGCANTDAEEHIKLVAVDPDGNPYADPEVISNLLNSDLPDPDNELVADLTNCPEGLNIILSALEQGANPGDGTGNSTDGFLQNGCDFDVLDVRAKVTLNIPPTINCDDVAYNPVDFTITGGQARFYDGAGYSLTSVTVNTDDEGNAYIGIQLLSAVEDVTIKAHSVYGLNEGEETYTLAVGTDDVLKAYRDYCYTDLLSSSNPIWTGDYVYLEVNDCFRNISGGKDDVYVKAYEWTSGFADEEDLDETLSANNNKRLVETGNDTGRFRGRVPTRGLISGTTSTDNDGMLEVTNGGHFNARYWDKESNEVRLYDSDFVQTIVDICDGGIKFSEPFSYWENQGRFNFIEHLTNDATPLLYTAWAGFGTIGITTSSSPEWPPSTMASSDIPELYQHQILQYCDELYMSGSVPFSYGSYMHDGTKYGTLIMPPSTTPEYVWENTETFAWVDLDESVVGADASEALWQDYVVSFRYKYIAETEDTDYAGTNYVTASDYYLPGIDKGVCFIFRANASEAMLTAMTDNPTMNMMDTGYILVWTEDSSGDPLARLLRVDWVDRDVFPVDVEITQVGSDVTLGGEGFNKYFDSGDYDRIYARIEGNEFYLYIDDFFLDFDGGGGASATDVVYHTGTVGIGVKDIIAKFDNFQVCGCPPMSIAPADPTTVSDDMAAGTPVTLTLTDLLTGIAASGTVSWDVFPSTCGTFSSNPSTGGMVVFTGNGVDFPDYFTASTSNGCVGSFYPTSPTPTSYVDDFEDQDKSRWTNACDSYWSIDSYAGGYSLYRDSSGGRFTYIIDPAAQPSWETSDTLGLAYDNYTAEVDVYLDDASNTESGGSVAYLVTRVNDCSHFYVMGIRNSWNENWCPSVGYGAEIRFSVYNGYWSCSYGAQFDTPHPYFAANTKYHMIMECVNNTINCEVQDEFGAVIHSFSYTDTGNLFPTGPPGVRMYGDGVHFDNFTITPGS
- a CDS encoding pilus assembly PilX N-terminal domain-containing protein, with product MGIQKKHDRARNAGAQSAHTGKERKNTVSRQDRGYILMLCLIIMMTLTVIAVAYVINVSLETNIVTNYKTSRNTLNAAEAGLEVAMMITHEEITSQLDPYSGTPRNTYDDGSTVSYGYPFQTLFDDLDGHTVKYRVIPENPDPQKNRFIYRTYDSCQEMIHYAYPYVLEVVAEAHSSRGGTEYLKRQIRVLETPLVQYFVFFDDDLPWHCGPEMNSWGRVHSNGNIWFSPDPGYIYLKNFADDTGARTKHFLTASGVIYQDRVLGPAGIESRSGKTFVRVNDIEEIGTTNEDKCAWDGSNNCDYVEIDVDITSSNAEAQMNRFTDENDCTYLKVGAPKSPTIKFNALFREGFYEAKSRAPDRSEYFGITIVLEGNVSSGNWPPTTAAHNEVRDLHIYAATKDFAWDASSYPNGVKIEDVTTQVYEAGDDILSNEGEIVFCPETHGAGSGEFPDSDIDANYPVYLERNDQRQEMNGVALTVVNLEALEIWFFETYLDEQYDNYPGDNQTIDELLIDPLTGNPRKLVIYCSRTPTVAETSGVAGWDGVYTVDGGPPYPYYDDPGNQVLQAIKLWKTEELICATTFATDNPVYVLGAGSDSTTGFNTVNTKGCAVVADLVNLLSNGYASKLSGYTKGRPPAYDNLNGNVATDTKYCGAFFSGRDDLARFAIRGGPYDDETEGLHNFLALNEDWGGWQVGYVKRQLNIRGCLINLWFNRQALGLFECCDYDWDDSYTPPNRNFGWDPGYEDPNYWPPYCPSAYGVERVGWLEGDSYEEEFIWSPN
- a CDS encoding type II secretion system protein; translation: MEQLRHGLTRALSCCFGLRKHRRRLSNGGFSLIETMISLSIFTVGIMAVGAMLVYSTRTRVFNSQLNKATSLAHSHIEDIRKVAIREVDVRYSSVLNFNYILSRDPNYGTIQDFLKPGLLSGSAGYTAAVADLDAKVAGGLITADDREVYIDEIMVLYDDGDMDNHGDETANDGIWSSLVYINIDTEEIKTPVRFTAMTTAEKQKWSWILKRRTILEPVAVNEVAPGDTRRTISHATLNTADVTDTSGADLVQLTVECTWDDMTGTERTISFDTIIARSSM
- a CDS encoding prepilin-type N-terminal cleavage/methylation domain-containing protein: MIYRQGCSKDTICMAASGHCVSKKELTREKSLFSSHLKARQSGFTLMEMMVVVAVIAILTSIAVVSFRSSINGIKAHNSARTIALTMNQARIKAVSENNYYVVGFRKPGDTGFAGNTIDAYIIEILDDDDNSTSYTAGEAVTVEELRPGIVYSFPVSYDFKCTGASITGINDGINFPSNEVTFYPRGNSSTDGEVYLIPGDNVSEGLNSNRRCIYLMNITGKSVVYKFDQALADGGSCPWVKE